One segment of Anatilimnocola aggregata DNA contains the following:
- a CDS encoding primary-amine oxidase, which translates to MSELLQLASPSTKPSSNGHPLAPHPLEPLTAAEVAQAVSILRAASKLTPTTRIVSIALQEPAKELVHQGAANIPRAAFAVLFDNGANACYEAALSLATNSLTSFRHIPGAQPTMTIDEQVECEQAVLNSDEFKAKLKEHYGVDGTELVMVDIWSAGNYGSEEDRTRRLARPLCFLRSDATDNGYVRPIEGLRPVVDLNTMQVIRVEDYGRWPLPPGEANYAATRVPNQRPDLKPIDITQPAGPSFEVNGYQVRWQKWNFVIGFNAREGLTLHHLRYNDAGQERSILYRASLTEMVVPYGDPGPTQRRKNAFDVGEYGMGMCANSLELGCDCLGLIKYFDAHMCTSRGEPLLIKNAICMHEEDYGIGWKHTDRRLPETPEVRRSRRLVISSVSTVENYEYGFFWYLYQDGNIQLEVKLTGILSLGAAGPEAKPKYGTLIAPQLYAPNHQHFFNVRLDFDLDGQPNTVLQVDAVADELDENNPFENAFYAKSTKLLSESQARAHLNLETCRTWRIVNEQSLNSVGEPVGYKFFPGDNAFPLASKNAWWRKRAGFVESHVWVTPFHEAENYGAGDYPNQSSGGDGLIRWTAQDRPIANTDVVFWYTFGHTHIPRAEDYPVMPTAYIGFLLKPSGFFSQNPANDVPPSPRKQGASKSCCH; encoded by the coding sequence ATGTCTGAGTTGCTGCAGCTTGCCTCACCATCTACCAAGCCTTCCTCGAACGGCCATCCTCTCGCGCCGCATCCACTCGAGCCCCTGACGGCTGCGGAAGTTGCCCAAGCAGTTTCTATCCTGCGCGCGGCGAGCAAACTCACACCGACCACGCGGATCGTGTCGATTGCCTTGCAAGAACCGGCGAAAGAGCTGGTCCATCAAGGGGCAGCGAACATTCCCCGCGCAGCATTTGCGGTGTTGTTCGATAATGGTGCGAACGCCTGTTACGAAGCGGCCCTGTCGTTGGCGACGAATTCGCTCACGTCGTTCCGCCATATTCCCGGCGCGCAGCCCACAATGACCATCGATGAGCAGGTCGAGTGCGAGCAGGCCGTGCTGAACAGCGACGAATTCAAAGCGAAGCTGAAAGAGCACTATGGCGTCGATGGCACCGAACTGGTGATGGTCGATATCTGGAGCGCTGGGAATTATGGCAGTGAAGAAGATCGGACGCGCCGCCTTGCTCGGCCCCTCTGCTTCTTGCGTAGCGACGCGACCGATAACGGCTACGTCCGCCCCATCGAAGGACTGCGCCCGGTCGTCGACTTGAACACGATGCAAGTGATTCGCGTGGAAGATTATGGCCGCTGGCCCTTGCCGCCCGGCGAGGCGAATTATGCAGCCACGCGCGTGCCAAATCAGCGGCCAGACCTCAAGCCAATCGACATCACCCAGCCCGCTGGCCCCAGCTTTGAAGTGAACGGCTATCAAGTCCGCTGGCAGAAGTGGAACTTCGTCATCGGCTTCAATGCCCGCGAAGGACTCACGCTGCATCACCTGCGCTACAACGACGCCGGCCAAGAGCGCTCGATTCTGTACCGCGCAAGTCTGACCGAGATGGTCGTGCCGTATGGCGACCCCGGCCCGACGCAGCGCCGCAAGAACGCGTTCGATGTCGGCGAATATGGGATGGGCATGTGCGCGAACAGTCTCGAACTGGGTTGCGACTGCCTCGGGCTGATCAAGTACTTCGACGCGCACATGTGCACGAGTCGCGGCGAGCCACTGCTGATTAAGAACGCCATTTGCATGCACGAAGAAGACTACGGCATCGGTTGGAAGCATACCGACCGTCGCCTGCCCGAGACGCCCGAAGTTCGCCGCTCGCGCCGGCTGGTGATTTCGTCCGTCTCGACCGTCGAGAACTACGAATACGGTTTCTTCTGGTATCTGTATCAGGACGGCAACATCCAACTCGAAGTCAAACTAACCGGCATCCTCTCGCTTGGTGCTGCCGGACCCGAAGCTAAGCCCAAGTACGGCACACTCATCGCGCCGCAATTGTATGCGCCCAATCACCAGCACTTCTTCAACGTGCGTCTCGATTTCGATTTGGACGGTCAGCCCAACACAGTGCTGCAAGTCGATGCCGTCGCCGATGAACTTGATGAAAACAATCCGTTCGAGAATGCCTTCTATGCCAAATCGACGAAGTTGCTCAGTGAGTCGCAGGCCCGCGCGCATTTGAACTTGGAAACGTGCCGCACGTGGCGCATCGTCAACGAGCAGTCGCTCAATAGCGTGGGGGAACCGGTCGGCTATAAGTTCTTTCCCGGCGACAATGCGTTTCCGCTTGCTTCGAAGAATGCCTGGTGGCGCAAGCGAGCAGGCTTCGTCGAGAGTCACGTCTGGGTCACGCCGTTCCATGAGGCAGAGAACTATGGCGCGGGCGACTATCCCAATCAGAGCAGCGGGGGGGATGGGTTGATTCGCTGGACCGCGCAGGACCGGCCGATTGCCAACACCGACGTCGTCTTCTGGTACACCTTTGGTCACACCCACATTCCGCGGGCCGAAGACTATCCTGTGATGCCTACCGCATACATCGGCTTTTTGCTCAAACCGAGCGGCTTCTTCTCACAAAATCCGGCGAACGATGTGCCACCTTCGCCCAGGAAGCAAGGGGCGAGCAAGTCTTGCTGCCATTGA
- a CDS encoding alpha/beta hydrolase family protein yields the protein MRVLSCFVALLIVVPLVATAQQSELPSADELKKALAEPIITDTTTQQEVEAFCEARVLKFPAEGAPELKTPEAWQKYIAGVRENVLQNVVYRGAAAEWRDYNGKIEWQDSIEGGEGYTIKKVRFEAVPGMWIPAVVYEPTKRSGKLPVFLNVNGHDSAGKAARYKQIRCINMAKRGMLVMNLEWMGMGQLRTPGFSHAKINQLDLCGTGGVATHFLAMKRGLDILLSQAAADPTRVGVAGLSGGGWQTIFFTALDSRVTLSNPVAGYSSFFTRIHYYSDLGDSEQTPVDLAANGDYAHLTAMLAPRVALLTFNEKDNCCFAAPHALPPLLAATRPVYQLLGKPTNLHDHINYDPGNHNFERDNREALYKVIGQHWYEGDSSFSATEIECAAEVKKGDELKVELPAENLDLQQLALQLAKSLPRGQATIEQVAQALRLPTEHRIAAKTSGEGSVGEIKLVRYQLRLGDTWTVPAVEFLATGTPADSKGTVILLADEGRAAIAEQVRQSLADGWNVLAVDPFYFGEAKVKNKNWLFAILMASVGERPLGVQAAQVQQVAQWLKAQRNAKQVRVATVGPRTSLIALAAAATDAKSIDSLRLQGSLGSLKEVIENGGTVDKTPEQFCFGLLETADIAQLTTLVAPRHVQFVEPSDRVKQELAGLAAVYQKLGQAFDPLAQ from the coding sequence ATGCGTGTGCTTTCGTGCTTTGTCGCGCTGCTGATCGTTGTTCCCCTCGTCGCTACTGCTCAGCAGTCTGAGTTGCCGTCGGCAGATGAGTTGAAGAAGGCGCTCGCCGAACCGATCATCACCGACACCACCACGCAGCAGGAGGTGGAAGCGTTTTGCGAAGCGCGGGTGCTGAAGTTTCCTGCTGAAGGCGCGCCGGAGTTGAAGACGCCCGAGGCCTGGCAGAAGTACATTGCCGGAGTGCGCGAGAACGTCCTGCAGAATGTCGTCTATCGTGGCGCAGCTGCCGAGTGGCGAGACTACAACGGCAAGATCGAGTGGCAAGATTCAATCGAAGGGGGCGAAGGTTACACGATCAAGAAGGTGCGGTTCGAAGCGGTGCCGGGCATGTGGATTCCGGCAGTCGTGTATGAACCGACCAAGCGCAGCGGCAAGTTGCCCGTGTTCTTGAATGTGAACGGGCACGATAGCGCCGGCAAGGCCGCGCGGTACAAGCAGATTCGCTGCATCAACATGGCCAAGCGGGGCATGCTGGTGATGAACCTCGAATGGATGGGGATGGGACAACTGCGCACGCCGGGCTTCTCGCACGCCAAGATCAATCAACTCGACCTATGCGGCACCGGCGGCGTGGCCACGCATTTTTTGGCGATGAAGCGCGGGCTCGATATTCTCCTCTCGCAGGCCGCGGCTGACCCGACACGCGTAGGAGTCGCGGGACTCTCCGGCGGCGGCTGGCAGACGATCTTCTTCACCGCGCTCGACTCGCGCGTCACGCTGTCGAATCCGGTGGCTGGCTACTCTAGCTTTTTCACACGCATTCATTACTACAGCGACTTGGGCGATTCCGAACAAACGCCCGTCGATCTGGCTGCCAATGGCGACTATGCCCACCTGACCGCAATGCTTGCTCCGCGCGTGGCCTTGCTGACGTTCAACGAAAAAGACAACTGCTGCTTTGCCGCGCCCCATGCCTTGCCGCCGCTGTTGGCAGCGACACGGCCCGTGTATCAACTGCTCGGCAAGCCGACCAATCTGCACGACCACATCAATTACGATCCGGGCAATCACAACTTCGAGCGCGATAATCGCGAAGCACTTTACAAAGTGATTGGCCAGCATTGGTACGAGGGAGATAGCAGTTTCTCGGCGACAGAAATTGAATGTGCAGCTGAAGTGAAAAAGGGAGACGAGCTGAAGGTTGAACTGCCCGCCGAGAATCTCGACTTGCAACAGTTGGCATTGCAGTTGGCGAAGTCGCTGCCGCGTGGTCAGGCGACGATCGAGCAAGTGGCGCAAGCTCTGCGATTGCCGACCGAGCATCGAATCGCAGCCAAAACATCGGGCGAGGGCTCGGTTGGCGAAATCAAGCTGGTCCGTTATCAGTTGCGTCTGGGAGACACCTGGACGGTTCCTGCCGTTGAGTTCCTGGCAACTGGTACACCGGCAGACAGCAAAGGAACCGTCATCCTGCTGGCCGATGAAGGGCGTGCTGCCATTGCAGAGCAGGTTCGTCAGTCCCTGGCAGACGGCTGGAATGTGCTGGCCGTCGATCCGTTTTACTTTGGCGAGGCGAAAGTCAAAAACAAGAACTGGCTGTTTGCCATTTTGATGGCCAGCGTGGGCGAACGTCCCCTCGGCGTGCAAGCCGCGCAGGTGCAACAGGTTGCTCAGTGGCTGAAAGCCCAACGCAATGCCAAGCAGGTGCGCGTGGCAACAGTTGGACCGCGGACCAGTTTGATCGCCCTGGCTGCGGCCGCCACCGACGCCAAGAGCATCGACAGTCTGCGATTGCAGGGCTCGCTTGGTTCGCTCAAGGAAGTGATTGAGAATGGGGGCACCGTCGACAAAACCCCCGAGCAATTCTGCTTCGGACTGCTTGAAACGGCCGACATCGCGCAGCTCACGACGCTGGTCGCCCCGCGCCATGTGCAATTCGTCGAGCCCAGTGACCGGGTGAAGCAGGAACTGGCCGGACTGGCGGCCGTTTATCAGAAGCTGGGGCAGGCCTTCGATCCGCTGGCGCAGTGA
- a CDS encoding DUF1592 domain-containing protein, which translates to MYSGSQRRSSPTSIAAMMAAVLLVAGTANFSKAATPAEAEFDKVVQPFLQQYCDRCHTEKLHEGEFRLDTLARDVANGPSGMKWAEVLERISSAQMPPADEPQPKIEDATKIVEWLAMKLKEGEATRLAKRELVTFNKLTRAEYANTVRDLLGVGFDATDPTGLAEDEAWHGFERIGSVLSLSPSHVEKYFGAAESILTEAFPEKPPVKFLKKKDALDLRGGGNREDLAAAGLADKVRVDLWPGHDLIGGRPGPGQALPAAGDYKVRIQLSGLQPKNGRAPHLTVYATDLDRMLFETDVVAPEDKPIVVEFTTHLPAGNLNLRVTNDVPGPSNLPRSGRSDPRIPFFSIKDGRRPWQMKLTDEEGAPLWPFLIVDWIEWSGPLVDDGPTYAQREYLPADSNDREQVRAALAKFTTRAFRRPARPEEVDRYFQLVESEMASGEKFLPAMKTAMLAILCSKNFIYLVEGSSESNEIQLNDFELASRLSYFIWSTMPDDELMAVAQSGKLREPAELKKQVRRLLADPRAARFAKQFPRNWLQLQMVGMFPPDKKLYPDYDSHLEQSMIGETTEYFREVLQQNLSLREFLTSDWTMINPRLAMHYELTSPTQDRFERVSLTPADHRGGLLTQAAILSLTSDGTRHRPVHRGKWVLESIVGKSPPPPPANVKPIEPTPAMQPKATLRMKLDAHKSDASCASCHKRIDPLGFAFDNYDAIGRWRTHEIVSDGDGDNPKVDASGEMVDGRKFANAEEFKQILAADLETFNAAFVEKLAIFATRRVMTIADRESLAKVAKQSKTADYKLQSVVENLVLSDLFQKR; encoded by the coding sequence ATGTATTCAGGTTCTCAGCGTCGCTCATCCCCCACGTCCATCGCCGCGATGATGGCAGCTGTTTTGCTTGTCGCCGGCACAGCGAATTTCTCCAAAGCTGCTACTCCGGCCGAAGCTGAGTTCGACAAGGTCGTGCAGCCGTTTTTGCAGCAATACTGTGACCGCTGCCATACCGAAAAACTACATGAAGGCGAATTCCGGCTCGATACACTGGCTCGCGATGTGGCCAACGGCCCTTCCGGCATGAAATGGGCCGAAGTGTTGGAACGGATCAGTTCGGCCCAAATGCCCCCCGCAGATGAACCGCAGCCCAAGATCGAAGACGCGACGAAGATCGTCGAATGGCTGGCGATGAAGTTGAAAGAAGGGGAAGCGACGCGCCTTGCCAAGCGCGAACTAGTGACGTTCAACAAGTTGACCCGCGCGGAGTATGCCAACACGGTGCGCGACTTGCTCGGCGTCGGCTTCGATGCCACCGATCCCACCGGCCTGGCCGAAGACGAGGCGTGGCACGGCTTCGAGCGGATTGGCTCGGTACTGTCGCTATCGCCGTCACATGTCGAAAAGTATTTTGGTGCCGCCGAATCGATTCTCACCGAAGCGTTTCCCGAGAAGCCACCGGTCAAGTTTTTGAAGAAGAAAGATGCGCTCGACCTGCGCGGCGGTGGCAATCGCGAGGATTTGGCCGCAGCTGGGCTGGCCGACAAAGTCCGCGTCGACTTGTGGCCCGGGCACGATTTGATTGGCGGCCGTCCTGGTCCCGGTCAAGCCCTCCCTGCAGCCGGCGATTACAAAGTGCGCATTCAACTGAGCGGCCTGCAGCCGAAAAACGGTCGGGCTCCGCACCTGACGGTGTATGCAACCGATCTCGACCGCATGCTGTTTGAAACCGATGTGGTCGCGCCCGAAGACAAGCCAATCGTCGTCGAGTTCACCACGCACTTGCCAGCTGGCAATCTCAATCTGCGGGTGACGAACGACGTTCCTGGCCCTTCGAACTTGCCTCGCTCGGGTCGATCCGATCCGCGGATTCCGTTCTTTAGCATCAAAGATGGTCGCCGCCCGTGGCAAATGAAACTGACCGACGAAGAGGGCGCGCCGCTGTGGCCCTTCTTGATTGTCGATTGGATCGAATGGTCCGGCCCGCTGGTCGACGACGGCCCGACCTATGCTCAGCGCGAATACTTGCCCGCCGATAGCAACGACCGCGAACAAGTGCGGGCCGCGCTGGCGAAGTTCACCACGCGGGCCTTTCGCCGTCCCGCGCGGCCTGAAGAAGTGGATCGCTATTTCCAACTCGTCGAAAGTGAAATGGCTAGCGGCGAAAAGTTCTTGCCGGCCATGAAGACCGCCATGCTCGCCATTCTCTGCTCGAAGAACTTCATCTACCTGGTCGAAGGTTCGTCGGAAAGCAATGAGATTCAACTCAACGATTTTGAACTCGCTTCGCGCCTGTCGTACTTCATTTGGAGCACCATGCCCGATGACGAACTGATGGCAGTCGCCCAGAGTGGCAAGCTCCGCGAGCCCGCCGAACTAAAAAAGCAAGTGCGGCGACTGCTCGCCGATCCCCGAGCGGCCCGGTTCGCCAAGCAGTTCCCCCGCAACTGGCTGCAGCTGCAAATGGTCGGCATGTTTCCGCCCGACAAGAAACTCTATCCCGATTACGACTCGCACCTCGAACAGAGCATGATCGGCGAAACGACCGAGTATTTTCGCGAAGTGCTGCAACAGAACCTAAGCTTGCGTGAGTTTCTTACGTCGGACTGGACGATGATCAATCCGCGATTGGCGATGCACTATGAACTGACTTCGCCCACGCAAGATCGCTTCGAACGGGTGTCGCTCACGCCCGCAGACCATCGGGGCGGTTTGCTCACACAGGCAGCGATTTTGAGTCTCACCTCCGATGGCACTCGGCATCGCCCCGTGCATCGCGGCAAGTGGGTCCTTGAGTCGATCGTCGGCAAGTCACCGCCACCGCCGCCAGCTAATGTAAAGCCCATCGAACCGACACCGGCCATGCAACCGAAGGCGACGCTGCGAATGAAACTCGACGCGCATAAGAGCGACGCCAGTTGTGCCTCGTGCCATAAGCGAATCGATCCGCTCGGCTTTGCTTTCGACAATTACGACGCGATCGGCCGGTGGCGAACGCACGAGATCGTCAGCGATGGTGACGGCGATAATCCGAAGGTCGATGCCAGTGGCGAAATGGTCGACGGCCGAAAGTTTGCCAACGCCGAAGAATTCAAACAAATTCTGGCAGCCGATTTAGAAACGTTTAACGCCGCTTTCGTGGAAAAATTGGCCATTTTTGCCACGCGACGGGTAATGACCATTGCCGATCGCGAGTCGCTGGCGAAGGTAGCCAAGCAAAGCAAAACTGCCGACTATAAACTACAGTCCGTCGTCGAAAACCTGGTTCTGTCCGACTTGTTTCAAAAACGGTAG
- a CDS encoding DUF1552 domain-containing protein, whose amino-acid sequence MSNVLSQNWLISRRHMLRGAGATIALPLLNCMRPIFAAETPAAKPKRSVFIYIPNGVNVLTWQITKAGRDYQLSEPLQSLEKHRSNITPISGLYHPNGLGQAHECGKIWLTAAKISQEGGAFRNSISADQMMAEVTAPQTRFGSLELSISRGPTTLGWSRDGVPLPAEDNPKNVFNRLFGAEVGGIDVQRRRLNRRASVLDAVLDDAKSLKRNVGSEDRTKLDEYLTSVREVEIRTERLDSWLKVPKPKIDGPTTANLTRNVSKTEAGDYYRTMYDLITLALRTDMTRVVTYMSGSESNGLAIPEIGIPQTRHELSHHNGDPEQMARLSRSDAFIAQQFSYFLDSLQAIQDGEESLLDRTMVLFGSGMSYGHSHGNANLPTILAGGKSLGLKHGQHIDYNLPKIKEYNVANAGGHYSICHKPVEQNARLTNLLLTMMNKMDVNVEQFADSLAPVSELI is encoded by the coding sequence ATGAGTAACGTCCTATCGCAAAACTGGCTCATCAGCCGTCGTCACATGTTGCGGGGTGCCGGGGCGACCATCGCCTTGCCGCTGCTCAATTGCATGCGGCCGATCTTCGCCGCCGAAACACCAGCTGCCAAGCCGAAGCGGAGCGTGTTCATTTACATTCCCAACGGCGTGAACGTGCTGACCTGGCAGATCACCAAAGCTGGTCGCGACTATCAATTGAGCGAACCACTCCAATCGCTGGAAAAGCATCGCAGCAACATCACACCGATCAGCGGTCTGTATCATCCCAACGGTTTAGGGCAGGCCCACGAGTGCGGCAAAATCTGGCTGACGGCGGCCAAGATCAGTCAGGAAGGGGGCGCTTTTCGCAACAGCATCTCGGCCGACCAGATGATGGCCGAAGTAACCGCGCCGCAAACTCGCTTCGGCTCGCTCGAATTGTCCATCTCGCGCGGACCGACCACGCTGGGCTGGTCACGCGACGGTGTCCCTTTACCGGCCGAGGACAATCCGAAGAACGTCTTCAATCGCCTGTTCGGTGCAGAGGTCGGCGGGATCGACGTGCAACGTCGGCGACTCAATCGCCGCGCTAGCGTGCTCGATGCAGTGCTCGACGATGCCAAGTCGCTTAAGCGCAATGTCGGCAGCGAAGACCGCACCAAGCTCGACGAGTATCTGACTTCGGTGCGCGAAGTGGAAATTCGCACCGAACGACTCGATTCGTGGCTGAAAGTACCCAAGCCGAAGATCGATGGTCCGACCACGGCGAATCTAACCCGCAATGTGTCCAAGACCGAAGCGGGAGATTATTACCGCACCATGTACGACTTGATCACCCTGGCCCTGCGAACTGACATGACCCGTGTCGTCACTTACATGAGCGGCAGCGAAAGCAACGGGCTGGCGATTCCTGAAATTGGGATTCCGCAAACCCGGCACGAACTGTCGCACCACAATGGCGATCCCGAGCAGATGGCGCGTCTCAGCCGCAGCGATGCCTTCATTGCCCAGCAGTTCTCGTACTTTCTCGATTCGCTGCAGGCCATTCAAGATGGCGAAGAATCGCTACTCGACCGGACGATGGTCCTGTTCGGCAGCGGCATGAGCTATGGCCATAGCCACGGCAATGCGAACCTGCCAACCATTCTGGCCGGCGGCAAATCGTTGGGCCTGAAGCATGGCCAGCACATCGATTACAACCTGCCGAAGATCAAGGAATACAACGTCGCGAATGCTGGCGGTCACTACTCGATCTGTCATAAACCGGTCGAACAGAACGCCCGCCTGACGAACCTGCTGTTGACGATGATGAACAAGATGGATGTCAACGTCGAACAGTTCGCCGATAGCCTCGCCCCGGTTTCGGAATTGATTTAG
- a CDS encoding DUF1559 family PulG-like putative transporter, which yields MLAVLPEFRAARRSGFTLVELLVVIAIIGVLVALLLPAVQAAREAARRTECQNNVKQIGLACHNFHDAHLIFPPASDRIVRTTHSVRWGPGWATHILPFVEQSAIYNTMDMTPGSDYFYSVNFQNWPGPTAPRLVNIAKLQDLVVKFYVCPSSPLPKKIEPEDEIGWGQHVQAGNYVGVMGATTSALSPTDPTGDNRVCDCAATLAPNQYQHGGYLASNGVLVPGMRTRIADITDGSSNTIMIAEQSDWGERPPGIGTASAVQRLDIRSTERMGIWASVGVSVATFTPTSTTSCSGNEGGTVMTVRHHPGTKKRTSHQDGMGPYGWNGPIQSAHSGGAFTLRGDGSVQYLSYTIDRAALNWLCVRDDGNS from the coding sequence ATGCTTGCCGTGCTCCCCGAGTTTCGCGCTGCGCGTCGGTCCGGTTTCACCCTGGTGGAACTGCTCGTAGTCATCGCCATTATTGGCGTGCTGGTGGCGCTATTGCTCCCCGCCGTGCAGGCCGCTCGCGAAGCTGCCCGCCGCACGGAGTGCCAGAACAACGTCAAACAGATTGGTTTGGCGTGTCATAACTTTCACGATGCGCACCTGATCTTTCCACCGGCTTCGGATCGGATCGTACGAACCACCCATAGCGTGCGCTGGGGCCCGGGCTGGGCTACGCATATTTTGCCGTTTGTCGAACAGAGTGCCATCTACAATACGATGGATATGACACCGGGCAGCGATTATTTCTACAGCGTGAATTTTCAGAATTGGCCGGGCCCGACGGCGCCGCGCTTGGTGAATATCGCCAAGCTGCAGGATCTGGTCGTCAAGTTTTACGTTTGCCCTTCAAGCCCCCTGCCCAAGAAGATCGAGCCGGAAGACGAAATTGGCTGGGGGCAGCATGTGCAAGCGGGGAACTATGTTGGCGTCATGGGCGCTACAACGAGTGCGCTCTCGCCGACCGATCCGACGGGGGACAATCGCGTGTGTGATTGTGCGGCGACGCTGGCCCCGAATCAGTATCAACACGGTGGCTATCTGGCCTCGAATGGAGTGCTCGTACCGGGAATGAGAACGCGAATTGCCGATATCACAGACGGCAGCTCGAACACAATTATGATTGCCGAGCAATCGGACTGGGGCGAACGGCCGCCAGGCATTGGCACTGCATCCGCCGTGCAGCGTTTAGATATTCGTTCCACTGAACGAATGGGAATTTGGGCGAGCGTCGGTGTGTCGGTCGCCACTTTCACTCCCACGAGTACCACCAGCTGTAGTGGCAATGAAGGTGGGACCGTCATGACTGTTCGGCATCACCCGGGTACGAAGAAGCGGACCAGCCACCAAGATGGCATGGGGCCTTATGGCTGGAATGGTCCTATTCAATCGGCGCACTCCGGCGGCGCATTCACGCTCCGTGGCGACGGCAGCGTTCAGTATCTCAGTTACACGATCGATCGCGCGGCCCTCAATTGGCTGTGCGTCCGCGACGACGGCAATAGCTAA
- a CDS encoding carboxypeptidase regulatory-like domain-containing protein, whose protein sequence is MNWLNPLLIAGLISYLLAAAGCGPKLESVKGRVTFAGRPVPKGHIWFVPDLEKGAEHTQFSICPLNMNGEFELATYGENGVPPGWYKIVIYATKSEPPSSPTGWTPDWIVPAKYTSDQTTDLRVEVVANPRPGMYDFDLKP, encoded by the coding sequence ATGAATTGGTTGAATCCCCTGCTGATCGCCGGCTTGATCAGCTATCTGCTCGCAGCTGCGGGTTGCGGACCGAAGCTGGAATCGGTCAAAGGCCGCGTGACATTCGCCGGACGGCCTGTACCCAAAGGACACATTTGGTTCGTCCCCGATCTCGAGAAAGGCGCGGAACATACTCAGTTCTCGATCTGCCCGCTCAATATGAACGGCGAGTTCGAACTCGCCACCTACGGCGAGAACGGCGTTCCGCCGGGCTGGTACAAGATCGTCATCTACGCCACGAAGAGCGAGCCACCCTCTTCGCCAACTGGCTGGACTCCCGATTGGATCGTGCCGGCCAAATATACTTCCGACCAAACCACTGACCTCCGCGTCGAAGTGGTCGCCAATCCCCGGCCCGGCATGTACGACTTCGACCTGAAGCCGTAG